ACTTTGAAGCGCAGATCCGCGCCTCGTACCAGGAACTGGTGGACAAGCACGGGGGCTCCGATGACCTGTCCTGGGCCGTCCGTTCCAGCGCAACGGCGGAAGACCTTCCCGATGCCTCCTTCGCCGGGCAGCAGGAGACCTTCCTGAACGTCCGCGGGATCGAGAACATCCTGCTCGCCATCAAGGACGTCTTCGCGTCCCTCTACAACGACCGCGCCATCGCCTACCGGGTGCACCATAAGTTCGAACACGCCGAGGTCGCGCTGTCGGCCGGCATCCAGCGGATGGTTCGTTCCGACGTGGGCGCTTCCGGTGTCATGTTCACCATGGACACCGAGTCCGGGTTCAAGGACGCTGTCTTCGTCACCTCCTCGTACGGCCTCGGCGAAGCCGTGGTCCAGGGCGCCGTCAACCCCGACGAGTTCTACGTCTACAAGCCCGCCCTGCAGGCCGGCCGACCCGCCATCCTCAAGCGCGGACTGGGCGAAAAAGCCCTGCAGATGACCTACACGAGCAGCCGGGAGATCGGCCGCACCATCGACTTCGTACCGGTTGAGGCTTCGCTGCGGAACCGCTTCAGCCTCACTGACGACGACGTCGAGCAGCTCGCCCGCCACGCGGTCGCCATCGAAAACCACTATGGCCGTCCGATGGACATCGAATGGGGCAAGGACGGGATTGACGGCGGCCTGTACATCCTGCAAGCGCGCCCCGAGACCGTGCAGTCCCGCCGTGCGTCCGGCAGCCTGAGCCGTTTCCGCCTCAACGGGACCGGCCGGGTGCTCGTGGAGGGCCGCGCCATCGGCCAGCGCATCGGTGCCGGCAGCGTCCGCATCCTTACCGCGATCGACCAGATGGCCGCTTTCAAGACCGGCGACGTCCTCGTCGCCGACATGACCGACCCGGACTGGGAACCGATCATGAAACGTGCCTCCGCGATCGTCACCAACCGCGGCGGACGCACGTGCCACGCGGCCATCATTGCCCGCGAACTGGGGATTCCCGCCGTCGTCGGCACCGGGAACGCCACTGACGCACTCTCGGACGGTCTCGAAGTCACCGTCTCCTGCGCCGACGGTGAAACCGGCGTCATCTACGAAGGGCTCCTGGACTTCAGCGTCGAGGAAACCGAGATCACCCAGCTGCCGGAGGCTCCGGTCAAGGTCATGATGAACGTCGGCACGCCCGAACAGGCCTTCACGTTCGCCCAGCTGCCGAACGACGGAGTAGGCCTAGCCCGGCTCGAATTCATCATCAACCGCCAGATCGGGATCCACCCCAAAGCACTGTTGAACCTGGAGGACCAGCCGGCGGAGGTCATTGCGGAGATCCGGGAGCGGATCGCCGCCTACGACAGCCCGCGCGACTACTACATCAAGCGCCTTGCCGAAGGCGTGGCCACCATCGCCGCGGCCTTCGCGCCGGAGCCGGTGATTGTCAGGATGTCCGACTTCAAGTCCAACGAGTACGCCAACCTGATCGGCGGCCCCGCGTACGAACCGCATGAAGAGAACCCGATGCTCGGCTTCCGCGGCGCGTCACGCTACCTGGAACCGTCCTTCCGGGACTGCTTCGACCTGGAGTGCGAGGCCCTGTCCTTCGTGCGCAACGAGATGGGACTGACCAACGTCAAACTGATGATCCCCTTCGTGCGGACCGTGGACGAGGCCAGTGGCGTCATCGACCTGCTCGCCGAGAACGACCTGCGCCGCGGCGAAAATGGCCTCGAGGTCATCATGATGTGCGAGATTCCATCCAACGCGCTGCTCGCCGACGATTTCCTGGACTATTTCGACGGATTCTCCATCGGTTCCAACGACATGACCCAGCTGGCCCTTGGCCTGGACCGGGACTCCGCGATTGTCTCGGGCGGCTTCGATGAACGCGACCCCGCCGTCAAGAAGCTCCTGAGCATGGCGATCAAGGCGTGCAAGGCGCGCGGCAAATATGTGGGCATCTGCGGCCAGGGGCCGAGCGACCATGCGGACTTCGCCGAATGGCTGGTGGCGGAAGGCATCGACTCGGTTTCGTTGAACCCGGACACCGTGGTGGACACCTGGCTCCGGCTCGCCGGCGCGGCAGGCCTGGCCGGGGCCGGAGCGGCCGTCGGCGCAGAAGCGCGCTGACTTTTCGGAGCTGATACGAGTGCCCGCCCGGGATAGCCCCGGGCGGGCACTGCCCTACGGGTCGTTTTACTGTCGGGCGGGGTGCTCACGCACGCGCATCAACCATTCGGCGACGAAGGCTTGCAGGAGTTCGGGTTGCTCATGCATCAACGCGTGGCCGGCCCGATCGAGCACCGCAAACTTGGCACGAGGGTACTGCGCCACTAAGCCCCACGGGCCCGCGTACCCGGCCGTGGCATCCTGCCTTCCGGCGAGGATCAACACGGGATGGGAGTAGGCTTTCGCGTCTTCCGGCCGATCCCGGAGCTCCCAGTGCGAAAAGATTCGCGCCAGGGCGGACTCGTCAACAAGTGGCATTGCGGGAGCCACGGAATCCCTGAACCGGCGCAGGGTTTCAGCAGTCTGCACAACGAAGTAGCTACGGTAAGAAGCCTCGAGGTCCGGTCCCACGTCGCCGGGCATGTCGACCATCGACGCAAGGACGTCGTGCTTGGGCACGTCACGCGTATGCGCGCCGACCGGACAGATGAGCGCCAGCCCGACGGCCTGGTCAGATCTCCCGTTGGCAACGGCACGGGCTAAGTACCCGCCATACGAATGACCAATGACAAGAAACGGTTCATCACCAATAGCGCTGTCGATCAGTCCGTGCAGAATGTCCAGCACGTCATCGTTGCTCGTGACCACCTCGGGCGCGGGGGTTCGGCCCATCCCCGGCAGGTCCGGGTACAGGCGGCGAAATCCGGACACGTTGCACAGTATTGGTTCAAGAGCGCCAGCGATTTCGCGGTGATCCACGCCGGCCCCGTGCAGAGCGAGAACCGGCGTGCCGCTGCCATACTCGGCGTAATGCACAGGCACTCCACTGACCGTACATTTCATCCGGACAGTGTAAAGCGGGTCGCGGCTTTCCAACACCGTCAAAGCGCGCCAGCCGACGGACGCCTTCGCCGCTGTGTCGCGGGCTCCCGGTAACCAGCGCGCAGGAGGCCCTGTGGCCCTACTCCGAGGGGGCGGCCAATCCATAGCATTGCGTCATGGAACAGTTGCAGGAAGCCAACGCGGAAGAGCCGGCGTTGTCTGCCACCACAGTTTTCGCCAGTCTCGCGGAATTGCGGGACGCTCCCGGCTACAGCCCGAAGGCAATAGCCGAAAGGCTCATAAATTCGCTTGGCTCTGATGCTGCGGCTCCTCTTCTCGGCGTCAGTGCAGGACTATTGGATCGGTGGGCATCTGGCCAGGATGCGCCGAATGCCGACGGCCGGCTTCAGCTTGCGGACCTGGACGCTCTCGTCGGACACCTCCATAGTGCTTTCACGCCGGCCCAGGCCATGATCTGGATGTGCAGCCCCAATGTGCAGCTGGGGTCCCGACCAATAGATGTGTACCGCACGCAGGGGTCGGCTCCCGTGATCGGGGCCATCCGGGCACACGTGCGGGAAGATATCGCCCAATCGGAAGGCCCGGACGTAAGCGGTTGACCTCAAAGGAAGCAGCCTACTTCGATGCTCTGACCGGGCCGCCACCTACGGATGGACAAACCGGGGCCGTCCACCATCGGCCGGCCGCCGCCACAAGAAAGCCCTTGCCATTGCCGATTATTGGGGCTCCACGCCGGTTCCCGACCCGTCCGGGCGACGTTCCGGCTCCTGGACGCTCCGGACAGCCTCTCGGACCAGAGCCGGCCGGAGCCCGACGGGGCCGGTATCGGCTCATCCTGACCACGGCTACGGTCCTGCGGGCTCTCAGATGCCCCTGCTGCCACCCGGGGCCCGGGCCTGGATCCAAGGGAGACGCCCGACACCGGACGATGCGGCCGTGGACCGTACTATCGAGCGTATGGGCGTACAAGCAGCCCGGGTACGGCGACGACGAAGGGAAAGAGGATCAACGATGAAACTGTTGACTGTAGCGTGGACGGCGGCCGCGAGCGCAGCTACGGCAGCG
Above is a window of Arthrobacter sp. FB24 DNA encoding:
- the ppsA gene encoding phosphoenolpyruvate synthase codes for the protein MTTDILWFSELGLKDLDRVGGKNASLGEMVQNLTSAGVQVPDGFATTADAYRTFLADSGLDQKIADRLVGLDTDDVTALAAAGQEIRTLMRETPFLPDFEAQIRASYQELVDKHGGSDDLSWAVRSSATAEDLPDASFAGQQETFLNVRGIENILLAIKDVFASLYNDRAIAYRVHHKFEHAEVALSAGIQRMVRSDVGASGVMFTMDTESGFKDAVFVTSSYGLGEAVVQGAVNPDEFYVYKPALQAGRPAILKRGLGEKALQMTYTSSREIGRTIDFVPVEASLRNRFSLTDDDVEQLARHAVAIENHYGRPMDIEWGKDGIDGGLYILQARPETVQSRRASGSLSRFRLNGTGRVLVEGRAIGQRIGAGSVRILTAIDQMAAFKTGDVLVADMTDPDWEPIMKRASAIVTNRGGRTCHAAIIARELGIPAVVGTGNATDALSDGLEVTVSCADGETGVIYEGLLDFSVEETEITQLPEAPVKVMMNVGTPEQAFTFAQLPNDGVGLARLEFIINRQIGIHPKALLNLEDQPAEVIAEIRERIAAYDSPRDYYIKRLAEGVATIAAAFAPEPVIVRMSDFKSNEYANLIGGPAYEPHEENPMLGFRGASRYLEPSFRDCFDLECEALSFVRNEMGLTNVKLMIPFVRTVDEASGVIDLLAENDLRRGENGLEVIMMCEIPSNALLADDFLDYFDGFSIGSNDMTQLALGLDRDSAIVSGGFDERDPAVKKLLSMAIKACKARGKYVGICGQGPSDHADFAEWLVAEGIDSVSLNPDTVVDTWLRLAGAAGLAGAGAAVGAEAR
- a CDS encoding alpha/beta fold hydrolase — protein: MHYAEYGSGTPVLALHGAGVDHREIAGALEPILCNVSGFRRLYPDLPGMGRTPAPEVVTSNDDVLDILHGLIDSAIGDEPFLVIGHSYGGYLARAVANGRSDQAVGLALICPVGAHTRDVPKHDVLASMVDMPGDVGPDLEASYRSYFVVQTAETLRRFRDSVAPAMPLVDESALARIFSHWELRDRPEDAKAYSHPVLILAGRQDATAGYAGPWGLVAQYPRAKFAVLDRAGHALMHEQPELLQAFVAEWLMRVREHPARQ